The following coding sequences are from one Haploplasma axanthum window:
- the lgt gene encoding prolipoprotein diacylglyceryl transferase — translation MKNWIKKNKLDLSIYFGFIGIILLLVMIAVLPQYKSAVANQRAFNPTAIQIGNFSIQWYAIFIISGIILAATMAYYEFKRIDLNTNDLFDGLLIIVPLAIIGARLYYVLFDPAGKPESFIDVIAIWEGGLAIHGGIIVATIGIIIFSRYKKINVMVLADILALGLLMGQITGRWGNFMNAEAHGGVTDSKFLFNVLPGFVKYQMQFSSYSSNLVGSGSIYQPTFLYESMWNLLGLTILFVIRRMKFLKVGDMIGLYLIWYGFGRGALVEPFRTDQLKEILGVPVNILLSYVLFVGGGVLFLILKRVFNKEEKYYVEVTDYDINSFKGRN, via the coding sequence ATGAAGAATTGGATAAAAAAGAATAAGTTAGACTTATCAATATATTTTGGATTTATAGGTATTATATTATTATTGGTGATGATTGCTGTTTTACCACAATACAAGAGTGCAGTAGCAAATCAAAGAGCATTTAATCCAACGGCGATTCAAATTGGAAATTTCAGCATTCAATGGTATGCAATCTTTATTATTTCAGGAATAATTCTTGCTGCAACGATGGCATATTATGAGTTTAAAAGAATTGATTTAAACACAAATGATTTATTTGACGGATTATTAATAATTGTTCCATTAGCAATTATAGGTGCGAGACTTTATTATGTACTCTTTGATCCAGCAGGGAAACCTGAATCATTTATTGATGTTATTGCTATTTGGGAGGGTGGACTAGCAATCCATGGAGGTATTATTGTTGCAACAATCGGTATCATAATCTTCTCAAGATATAAGAAAATTAATGTTATGGTCTTGGCTGATATTTTAGCTTTAGGCTTATTAATGGGACAAATTACTGGTCGTTGGGGTAACTTTATGAATGCAGAAGCACATGGTGGAGTTACTGATAGTAAGTTTTTATTTAATGTACTACCAGGTTTTGTGAAATATCAAATGCAGTTTAGTAGTTATTCAAGCAATTTAGTAGGATCTGGAAGCATATATCAACCAACATTTCTTTATGAAAGTATGTGGAATTTATTAGGGTTAACAATTCTTTTTGTAATAAGAAGAATGAAATTCTTAAAAGTTGGAGATATGATTGGATTATACTTAATTTGGTATGGATTTGGTCGTGGAGCACTTGTTGAACCATTCAGAACTGACCAATTAAAAGAAATATTAGGAGTTCCAGTTAATATCTTATTGTCATATGTTTTATTTGTTGGTGGTGGAGTTTTATTCTTAATTTTAAAGAGAGTATTTAATAAAGAAGAAAAATATTATGTTGAAGTAACAGATTATGATATAAACTCTTTTAAAGGAAGAAATTAA
- the uvrA gene encoding excinuclease ABC subunit UvrA, with the protein MERDVIKVVGARENNLKNISIEIPKNKLVVMTGVSGSGKTSLAFDTLYQEGQRRYMESLNAYARQFLGNFEKPDVDSIDGLSPSISIDQKTTSNNPRSTVGTVTEIYDYLRLIYARIGRPYCPGSDEPVVKYSIEAMTKKVLELEEGSKIYIMAPIVENTKAEYDKLFDEWQRSGYARFYLDGKVYLLEERPKISNKEKHQLYLIIDRLVVKDGIRSRVYDSLELASKLANGKTKVWVNDTDFITMNQNYVCDTDFTIPDLEPRLFSFNTPLGACPVCRGLGINMKISQDLVVDYNKSLRDGGILPYKNNDEDSLNILELETLCNHYDIDMDTEIRNIPKDKLNIVLYGSKEKLEFNMKSSSGRLHMKKAYYEGIIVNLERRYLETTSEWIRTWIESFMTESVCYKCHGARLNEGALSVKIGGKNIYEMTLLSIEKMLDFLKSLELNNEEKQIAKLAFNEIESRLSFLSDVGLNYLTLARTASTLSGGEAQRIRLATQIGSKLTGVMYVLDEPSIGLHQKDNDRLIDTLKKMRDLGNSLIVVEHDHDTMLAADYLIDIGPRAGLEGGHVVSAGTPEEVMKDKNSLTGKYLTGELNIEVPEQRRKGTGNFIKVRGARANNLKNIDVDFPLGEVVVVTGVSGSGKSSLVNEILLKGLLQKYYKNKDVPGDHDKIDDNNMIEKVVEISQSPIGRTPRSNPATYTGVFDDIRDLFTNTNEAKARGYQKGRFSFNLRGGRCEACNGDGVKKISMHFLPDVFVPCEVCHGKRYNHETLQIKYRGASIADVLDMSVLEAAKFFENHPKISHKLNVLVDVGLDYIKLGQPAPSLSGGEAQRVKLASELYKKITDKTIYILDEPTTGLHTDDVKKLLKVFNKIVDEGATMVIIEHNLDVIKSGDYIIDLGLEGGEAGGYIVSIGTPEEIAKSEVSYTGKYLKKVLKGADKLE; encoded by the coding sequence ATGGAGAGAGATGTAATTAAGGTTGTTGGAGCAAGAGAAAACAATTTAAAAAATATAAGTATAGAAATTCCTAAAAATAAACTTGTTGTTATGACTGGTGTATCAGGTTCAGGAAAAACATCTTTAGCATTTGATACGTTATATCAAGAAGGCCAAAGACGATATATGGAATCACTTAATGCATACGCTAGACAGTTCTTAGGAAACTTTGAAAAACCAGATGTGGATTCAATTGATGGATTAAGTCCTTCAATAAGTATTGATCAAAAAACAACTTCAAATAATCCAAGATCAACTGTAGGAACTGTTACAGAAATATATGATTATTTAAGACTTATTTATGCAAGAATAGGAAGACCATATTGCCCAGGTTCAGATGAACCAGTTGTTAAGTATTCAATAGAGGCTATGACTAAAAAAGTTTTAGAACTTGAAGAAGGTAGTAAAATTTATATCATGGCTCCAATTGTTGAAAATACAAAAGCTGAATATGACAAACTTTTTGATGAATGGCAAAGAAGTGGATATGCTAGATTTTATTTAGATGGTAAAGTTTACTTATTAGAAGAAAGACCAAAGATTTCAAATAAAGAAAAACACCAATTATATTTAATCATCGATAGATTAGTAGTTAAAGATGGTATAAGAAGTAGGGTCTATGATTCTTTAGAACTTGCATCTAAACTTGCAAACGGAAAAACAAAAGTATGGGTAAATGATACTGACTTTATAACAATGAATCAAAATTACGTTTGTGATACTGATTTTACAATTCCTGATTTAGAACCACGTTTATTCTCATTTAATACGCCTCTTGGAGCATGTCCGGTATGTAGAGGATTAGGAATTAATATGAAGATATCTCAAGATTTAGTTGTTGATTATAATAAATCATTAAGAGATGGTGGGATTTTACCATATAAAAATAATGATGAAGATTCTTTAAATATTTTAGAATTAGAAACACTATGTAATCATTACGATATTGATATGGATACTGAAATTAGAAACATTCCTAAAGATAAATTAAATATTGTTCTTTATGGTTCAAAAGAAAAATTAGAGTTTAATATGAAATCTTCAAGTGGAAGACTTCATATGAAAAAAGCTTATTATGAAGGAATTATTGTTAATTTAGAGCGAAGATATTTAGAGACAACATCAGAGTGGATTAGAACCTGGATTGAATCATTTATGACAGAATCAGTTTGTTATAAATGTCATGGTGCAAGATTAAATGAAGGTGCATTATCAGTTAAAATTGGTGGAAAAAACATTTATGAAATGACACTATTATCAATTGAAAAAATGCTTGATTTCTTAAAAAGTTTAGAATTAAACAATGAAGAAAAACAAATTGCTAAATTAGCATTTAATGAAATTGAAAGTCGATTATCATTTTTAAGTGATGTGGGTTTAAACTATTTAACACTTGCAAGAACTGCAAGTACATTGTCTGGTGGTGAGGCACAAAGAATTAGACTTGCTACTCAAATAGGATCAAAATTAACAGGTGTTATGTATGTTCTTGATGAACCATCAATCGGATTGCATCAAAAAGATAATGATCGTTTAATAGATACATTAAAGAAAATGCGAGATTTAGGAAACTCATTAATTGTTGTTGAACATGATCATGATACAATGCTTGCTGCTGATTACTTAATAGATATAGGACCTAGAGCTGGTCTTGAAGGTGGACATGTAGTATCAGCTGGAACACCAGAAGAAGTTATGAAAGATAAAAATAGTTTAACTGGTAAATACTTAACTGGGGAGCTAAATATTGAAGTTCCTGAACAAAGAAGAAAAGGAACAGGAAACTTTATTAAAGTTAGAGGAGCAAGAGCTAATAACCTTAAAAATATTGATGTTGATTTTCCGTTAGGAGAAGTGGTTGTAGTAACTGGAGTAAGTGGTTCAGGTAAATCAAGTTTAGTAAATGAAATACTTTTAAAAGGTCTTTTACAAAAGTACTATAAAAATAAAGATGTTCCTGGTGATCATGATAAAATTGATGATAATAATATGATTGAAAAAGTTGTTGAGATATCACAATCACCAATTGGTAGAACACCAAGAAGTAATCCAGCAACATATACTGGTGTATTTGATGATATTAGAGATTTGTTTACAAATACAAATGAAGCTAAAGCTAGAGGATATCAAAAAGGAAGATTCTCATTTAACCTTCGTGGTGGTAGATGTGAAGCATGTAATGGTGATGGGGTTAAAAAGATTTCAATGCACTTCTTACCAGATGTTTTCGTTCCATGTGAAGTTTGTCATGGAAAACGATACAATCATGAAACACTTCAAATTAAATATCGTGGAGCAAGTATTGCAGATGTTCTAGATATGTCAGTTTTAGAAGCAGCTAAGTTTTTTGAAAATCATCCTAAGATTAGTCATAAGTTAAATGTTTTAGTTGATGTGGGACTTGACTATATAAAACTTGGTCAACCAGCACCATCATTATCTGGTGGTGAAGCACAAAGAGTTAAATTAGCAAGCGAACTCTATAAGAAAATCACAGATAAGACAATCTATATACTAGATGAACCAACTACGGGACTTCATACTGATGATGTTAAGAAATTGCTTAAAGTATTTAATAAAATTGTTGACGAAGGTGCAACGATGGTAATCATTGAACATAATTTAGATGTTATTAAGAGTGGAGATTACATTATTGACTTAGGTCTTGAAGGTGGAGAAGCGGGTGGATATATAGTATCTATAGGAACACCAGAAGAGATTGCAAAGAGTGAAGTAAGTTATACAGGTAAATATTTAAAAAAAGTTTTAAAAGGGGCTGATAAGCTTGAATAA